One genomic segment of Elgaria multicarinata webbii isolate HBS135686 ecotype San Diego chromosome 9, rElgMul1.1.pri, whole genome shotgun sequence includes these proteins:
- the ACTR6 gene encoding actin-related protein 6: MATLVLDNGAYNAKIGYSHAHVSVIPNCQFRSKTARLKTFTANQLDEIKDPSGLFYILPFQKGYLVNWDVQRQVWDYLFGKEMYQVDFVDTNIIITEPYFNFSSIQESMNEILFEEYQFQAVLRVNAGALSAHRYFRDNPSELCCIIVDSGYSFTHIVPYCRSKKKKEAIIRINVGGKLLTNHLKEMISYRQLHVMDETHVINQVKEDVCYVSQDFFKDMETAKLKGEENTALLDYVLPDFSTIKKGFCKPREEMVLSGKYKTGEQILRLTNERFAVPEILFHPSDIGIQEMGIPEAIVDSIQNLPEEMQPHFFKNIVLTGGNTHFPGFRDRVYSEVRCLTPTDYDVSVVLPENPITYSWEGGKLISENDDFEDMVVTREDYEENGHSICEEKFDI; this comes from the exons atggCGACCCTCGTGTTGGATAACGGCGCTTACAATGCCAAGATCGGCTATAGTCATGCTCATGTTAG TGTTATTCCAAACTGTCAGTTTCGATCAAAGACTGCTCGTTTGAAAACATTTACAGCTAACCAACTGGATGAAATTAAAGATCCATCTGGACTTTTTTATATTCTTCCTTTCCAGAAG GGCTACTTGGTAAACTGGGATGTTCAGAGACAAGTGTGGGACTACCTTTTTGGAAAAGAAATGTATCAG GTAGACTTTGTTGATACCAATATCATAATCACAGAACCTTATTTTAACTTCAGTTCAATACAAGAATCCATGAATGAAATATTATTTGAAGAATATCAATTCCAAGCCGTTCTCAGAGTAAATG CTGGGGCTCTCAGTGCCCATAGATACTTCCGGGACAACCCATCAGAACTATGTTGTATCATTGTGGACAGTGGATATTCTTTCACACACATTGTGCCTTACTGTAgaagtaaaaagaagaaagaagcaatAATAAG GATTAACGTTGGAGGAAAACTCTTAACCAATCATTTAAAGGAGATGATCTCTTACAG ACAACTCCATGTTATGGATGAGACCCATGTAATTAATCAGGTGAAAGAAGATGTATGCTATGTttcacaagatttttttaaagatatggAGACAGCCAA ATtgaaaggggaagaaaatacAGCACTGCTGGACTACGTTTTACCAGACTTCAGCACAATCAAAAAAGGGTTTTGTAAG CCAAGGGAAGAAATGGTGTTAAGTGGAAAATACAAAACTGGTGAACAAATACTTCGTCTTACAAATGAGCGATTTGCCGTTCCAGAGATACTCTTCCATCCTTCAGATATTGGCATTCAAGAAATGGGAATTCCTGAAGCCATTGTTGATTCAATTCAGAACTTGCCAGAAG AAATGCAGCCTCATTTCTTCAAGAATATTGTTTTAACTGGGGGAAATACTCACTTCCCTGGCTTCAGGGATCGTGTTTATTCTGAAGTTCGATGTCTCACTCCAACAGACTATGATGTTTCTGTTGTTCTGCCAGAGAA CCCTATTACATATTCCTGGGAAGGTGGAAAGCTTATTTCTGAAAATGATGACTTTGAAGATATGGTAGTAACAAGAGAAGACTATGAAGAAAATGGGCATAGTATATGTGAAGAAAAATTTGATATTTAA